A DNA window from Lujinxingia litoralis contains the following coding sequences:
- a CDS encoding MlaE family ABC transporter permease, with protein sequence MSADPHTSPRQAGGEPSSFREFLAALGEPLLYLVRTFRELSEMFALTLYYMVRGRTRWRAIFEQLHEVGNRSVIFIAVTLGFLGMILIYQAGYQAEQITGDLQLLGGLFLQLLLREFAPTITAMMIATRVATGMAAQIGSMVVTEQVDALRMCAAPPVDYLVVPRFIATTIMMIVLTIFAVLVSYSAGALTALFSFGLNVRTFIDLSFIGWFDLILCLSKALAYGMAIPIIACHAGLNVSGGSEGVGRATTNAVVNASLAVVILDFILTSLGYVVLSLIP encoded by the coding sequence ATGAGCGCCGATCCCCACACCTCCCCTCGCCAGGCTGGCGGCGAACCTTCCTCCTTCCGTGAGTTTCTGGCCGCCCTTGGCGAGCCCCTGCTCTACCTGGTGCGCACCTTTCGCGAACTCAGCGAGATGTTCGCGCTCACGCTCTATTACATGGTGCGCGGCCGCACCCGCTGGCGAGCGATCTTTGAGCAACTCCACGAGGTGGGCAATCGCTCGGTGATCTTCATCGCGGTGACGCTGGGCTTCCTGGGCATGATCCTGATCTACCAGGCCGGCTACCAGGCCGAGCAGATCACCGGCGACCTCCAGCTGCTGGGCGGGCTCTTTTTGCAGCTCTTGCTGCGTGAGTTCGCCCCGACGATCACCGCCATGATGATCGCCACGCGGGTGGCCACCGGCATGGCCGCCCAGATCGGCTCGATGGTGGTAACCGAACAGGTCGACGCGCTGCGCATGTGTGCCGCCCCGCCGGTCGATTACCTGGTGGTGCCGCGCTTTATCGCCACCACGATCATGATGATCGTACTCACGATCTTCGCCGTGCTGGTCAGCTACAGCGCTGGCGCCCTGACCGCGCTCTTCTCCTTCGGGCTCAACGTCCGCACCTTTATCGATCTGAGCTTCATCGGCTGGTTCGACCTCATCCTCTGCCTGAGCAAAGCCCTGGCCTACGGCATGGCCATCCCGATCATCGCCTGCCACGCCGGCCTCAACGTCTCCGGCGGCAGCGAGGGCGTGGGTCGAGCCACCACCAACGCGGTGGTCAACGCCAGCCTGGCGGTGGTGATCCTGGACTTCATCCTCACCAGCCTGGGCTACGTGGTGCTCAGCCTCATTCCCTGA
- a CDS encoding ABC transporter ATP-binding protein → MIRIENVTKYHEGRVVIDDVTLTIDAHTNVGLIGPGGAGKSVLLKIVCGLITPDRGKVFIDDIDVHSLKPTELAELRFRIGMLFQNYALFDSMNVADNIAFPLRQAGESDETLVAQKVQQALKDISLPGIGDRYPNELSGGMKKRVSFARAVIRRPPIVFYDDPTAGLDPVTSSKIFILLRTMQRDFDTTSVTISHDIEGIKDICDRFVLLDQGRIVFEGTRAEIDACQDSLVSQFWQGYSDDELNV, encoded by the coding sequence GTCATCGACGACGTCACCCTGACCATCGACGCCCACACCAACGTCGGGCTTATCGGCCCGGGTGGCGCCGGCAAATCCGTGCTCCTGAAGATCGTCTGCGGACTTATCACCCCCGATCGCGGCAAGGTCTTCATCGATGACATCGATGTACACAGCCTCAAACCCACCGAGCTGGCCGAGCTGCGCTTTCGCATCGGCATGCTCTTTCAGAACTACGCCCTCTTCGACTCGATGAACGTCGCCGACAACATCGCCTTCCCCCTGCGGCAGGCCGGCGAAAGCGACGAAACACTGGTCGCCCAGAAGGTCCAGCAGGCCCTCAAAGACATCAGCCTCCCGGGCATCGGAGACCGGTATCCCAACGAGCTCAGCGGTGGTATGAAGAAGCGCGTCAGCTTTGCGCGTGCCGTGATCCGTCGCCCGCCCATCGTGTTTTATGACGACCCGACCGCCGGCCTCGACCCGGTGACCAGCTCGAAGATCTTTATCCTGCTGCGCACCATGCAGCGGGACTTCGACACCACCTCGGTCACCATCAGCCACGACATCGAGGGCATTAAAGACATCTGCGATCGCTTCGTGCTCCTCGACCAGGGACGCATTGTCTTTGAGGGCACCCGCGCCGAAATCGACGCCTGCCAGGACTCCCTGGTCAGCCAGTTCTGGCAGGGTTATAGCGACGACGAACTCAACGTATAA
- the lepB gene encoding signal peptidase I: MTPDIQPETEASPRRASLAFLLSFAAPGLGLVYAGELLAGVSLNLAMVLVFLLVIVAVTWWQLVLTYAAFATLAAWLVLTLLAALRAAEHTRDAGRPRAFQHPLIYGLIALLTFVGPMAIVVDQALRHLWTFQRIDTMAMYPLAHPGDTLLIRRVPEQVASPQRGELIAVRTPHTDELATLRVVALPGEEVQMQGNTLIIGDQLVDYTPLMEDWVGEADLRNEQGLNAWVEHNHDRRYVVAISDRTSTEAAIPGLALGPHQYFVLADNRSHLSGLTVEDRLTADSRLFGPLPAERIVGRPVHIAWSSTEGESPRWERIGLPLH; the protein is encoded by the coding sequence ATGACGCCTGATATTCAGCCCGAAACCGAAGCCTCTCCCCGTCGCGCCTCGCTGGCCTTTTTGCTCAGCTTCGCTGCGCCCGGGCTGGGTCTTGTCTATGCCGGCGAGCTCCTGGCCGGCGTCTCGCTCAACCTGGCGATGGTCCTGGTCTTTTTGCTGGTGATCGTCGCGGTGACCTGGTGGCAGCTGGTGCTCACCTACGCGGCGTTCGCCACGCTGGCAGCCTGGCTTGTCCTCACCCTGCTGGCCGCCCTGCGCGCGGCGGAGCACACGCGCGATGCGGGGCGCCCGCGCGCGTTTCAGCATCCGCTGATCTACGGGCTCATCGCCCTGCTCACCTTTGTGGGGCCGATGGCGATCGTCGTCGACCAGGCGCTGCGCCACCTGTGGACCTTTCAGCGCATCGACACGATGGCGATGTACCCCCTGGCGCATCCGGGCGACACGCTTCTGATTCGCCGGGTTCCCGAGCAGGTGGCTTCTCCGCAACGCGGCGAACTCATCGCCGTGCGCACGCCCCACACCGATGAACTCGCCACCCTTCGAGTGGTCGCCCTGCCCGGCGAAGAGGTGCAGATGCAGGGAAACACCCTGATCATCGGGGACCAGCTGGTCGACTACACTCCCTTGATGGAGGACTGGGTGGGCGAGGCCGATCTGCGCAACGAGCAGGGGCTCAACGCCTGGGTTGAGCACAACCATGATCGTCGCTACGTCGTCGCCATCAGCGATCGGACCAGCACCGAGGCCGCCATCCCCGGACTCGCGCTCGGTCCCCACCAGTATTTTGTGCTGGCCGACAACCGCAGCCACCTCTCGGGACTCACGGTCGAGGACCGCCTGACCGCCGACAGCCGGCTCTTCGGCCCGCTGCCCGCCGAGCGCATCGTCGGCCGCCCGGTGCACATTGCCTGGTCGTCCACCGAGGGCGAGTCCCCGCGCTGGGAGCGGATCGGGCTGCCGCTGCACTGA
- a CDS encoding MlaD family protein, protein MQKKETAIEVKVGALVLLATALLVAFVFLLGDFRLTSGYTVNVQFSTSGGLKTGADVALSGMNVGSVSKMEFVRNEDPASGLPAVAVQATLDIDKQYADSVRDNSKFYITTRGVLGEPYVEIITETLEGAAVASGSTLRGVDPPRMEILLGQASEVLETMSDILNDEEQDVGELVANATKFFGVVGDAVGDNRDELDSAISGLNTTATEASKLLAAINVGVGDGQKIRTIVNDAGAAAANARRMTGRLNGQIDPVMADVSQTAANAREISEVTRRLLVDNEGRIVAILDDAETSADNLRQVSDQAVTMVDNVAAGEGTLGALLVEREVYEDLKDLLRVIKQQPWKILWKE, encoded by the coding sequence ATGCAGAAAAAAGAAACCGCCATTGAAGTCAAGGTGGGCGCCCTGGTGCTCCTGGCCACTGCCCTGCTGGTCGCCTTTGTCTTTTTGCTGGGCGACTTCCGGCTCACCAGTGGCTACACGGTCAACGTGCAGTTCAGCACCTCCGGCGGACTGAAGACCGGGGCCGACGTTGCCCTCTCGGGCATGAACGTGGGCTCGGTCTCCAAGATGGAGTTCGTGCGCAACGAAGACCCGGCCAGCGGGCTACCGGCGGTCGCCGTGCAGGCCACGCTCGACATCGACAAGCAGTACGCCGACTCGGTGCGGGACAACAGCAAGTTCTACATCACCACCCGCGGGGTGCTCGGAGAGCCTTACGTCGAGATCATCACCGAGACTCTGGAGGGCGCGGCCGTCGCCAGCGGCTCGACCCTGCGCGGCGTCGACCCGCCGCGCATGGAGATCCTGCTGGGACAGGCCTCCGAGGTTCTCGAGACGATGTCCGACATCCTCAACGATGAGGAGCAAGACGTCGGCGAGCTGGTGGCCAACGCGACTAAATTCTTCGGCGTGGTCGGCGATGCGGTGGGCGACAATCGCGACGAGCTCGACTCCGCCATCAGCGGCCTGAACACCACCGCCACCGAGGCTTCGAAACTCCTGGCCGCCATCAATGTCGGGGTGGGCGACGGTCAGAAGATTCGCACGATCGTCAATGACGCCGGTGCCGCCGCGGCCAACGCGCGTCGCATGACCGGTCGCCTCAACGGCCAGATCGATCCGGTGATGGCCGACGTCTCCCAGACAGCCGCCAACGCCCGCGAGATCAGCGAAGTCACCCGTCGGCTGCTGGTCGACAACGAGGGGCGCATCGTCGCCATCCTCGACGACGCCGAAACAAGCGCCGACAACCTGCGCCAGGTCTCCGACCAGGCCGTCACCATGGTGGACAACGTCGCCGCCGGCGAAGGCACCCTGGGAGCCCTCCTGGTCGAACGCGAGGTGTACGAAGACCTCAAGGATCTGCTCCGCGTGATCAAGCAGCAGCCCTGGAAGATCCTCTGGAAGGAGTAA
- a CDS encoding MlaE family ABC transporter permease: protein MHRITSTIQAPFRWLGHTAMSWSFNAGGLAILIFQVLRNLLPWRWQFDGPETWRNLYRVGVKSFPIVVVTAILVGAIMVIQSGLYIEQYGAYGLLGWGAGYSILREVGPILIGLMFSGRVGANNTAELGTMKVTDQVDALRALAIDPIAYLVMPRFIAMILMMFLLVVIGNFTALIGGAITSQVLLDVNMVLFFQSVITFVLLDDLLHGLIKAVAFGFAIAIISCHFGLSTSGGAVGVGRAVNASVVGSAIAIFVLDYAITFASL from the coding sequence ATGCATCGCATCACCTCCACCATTCAGGCGCCCTTCCGCTGGCTGGGCCACACGGCGATGAGCTGGTCCTTTAACGCCGGAGGCCTGGCGATCCTGATCTTTCAGGTGCTACGCAACCTGCTCCCCTGGCGCTGGCAGTTCGATGGGCCGGAGACCTGGCGCAACCTCTACCGCGTCGGCGTTAAAAGTTTCCCGATTGTGGTCGTCACCGCCATCCTGGTCGGCGCGATCATGGTCATCCAATCCGGTCTCTACATCGAGCAATACGGCGCCTACGGGCTGCTGGGATGGGGCGCCGGCTACTCGATCCTGCGCGAGGTCGGCCCGATCCTGATCGGGCTGATGTTCTCCGGGCGCGTCGGCGCCAACAACACCGCCGAACTGGGCACGATGAAGGTCACCGACCAGGTCGACGCCCTGCGCGCCCTGGCCATCGACCCGATCGCCTACCTGGTCATGCCGCGCTTTATCGCGATGATCCTGATGATGTTCCTGCTGGTGGTCATCGGAAACTTCACCGCTCTGATCGGCGGCGCTATCACCAGCCAGGTGCTCCTGGACGTCAACATGGTGCTCTTCTTCCAGAGCGTCATCACCTTTGTGCTCCTGGATGATCTCCTCCACGGACTGATTAAAGCAGTGGCCTTCGGCTTTGCCATCGCCATTATCTCGTGCCACTTCGGCCTGAGCACCTCCGGGGGGGCCGTGGGCGTGGGACGCGCCGTCAACGCCTCGGTGGTGGGCAGCGCCATTGCCATCTTTGTGCTCGACTACGCCATTACTTTCGCCTCGCTGTGA
- a CDS encoding ABC transporter ATP-binding protein — MGTIEFRDIYKSFGNNHVLRGVSVTVQSGQVFFVIGQSGAGKSVLVKHLVGLIRPDQGRVLLDGVDVTDFQEKEFYPIRKRCAMVFQNSTLFDSMTLQENVALPIRKHLGVTVDEAQEMALEKLKLVGMQRHAERYPADFGDGMRKKVAIARALTLDPEFVIFDEPTTGIDPISAAMVDKLIRHLSDALGVTSIVISHDLRSIFGIADRIAMLYKGQLILDGSQQAFKESDNPIVQQFIQGLPEGPMEV; from the coding sequence ATGGGCACCATTGAGTTTCGCGACATCTACAAAAGTTTTGGCAACAACCACGTGCTCCGCGGCGTGAGCGTCACCGTGCAATCCGGACAGGTCTTCTTTGTGATCGGGCAGTCCGGCGCCGGCAAAAGCGTGTTGGTCAAACACCTGGTCGGGCTGATCCGCCCGGACCAGGGCCGGGTGCTCCTCGACGGTGTCGACGTCACCGACTTTCAAGAGAAGGAGTTCTATCCCATCCGCAAACGCTGCGCGATGGTCTTTCAGAACTCCACCCTCTTCGACTCGATGACCCTCCAGGAGAACGTTGCGCTGCCCATCCGCAAGCACCTGGGCGTCACGGTGGACGAGGCTCAGGAGATGGCGCTGGAGAAGCTCAAGCTCGTGGGCATGCAGCGCCACGCCGAACGCTACCCGGCGGACTTCGGCGATGGCATGCGTAAAAAGGTGGCGATCGCCCGGGCCCTCACGCTCGATCCGGAGTTCGTCATCTTCGATGAGCCCACCACCGGCATCGACCCGATCTCGGCGGCGATGGTCGACAAGCTCATCCGCCATCTCTCCGATGCGTTGGGCGTGACCTCCATCGTGATCAGCCATGATCTGCGTAGCATCTTCGGCATCGCCGACCGCATCGCCATGCTCTACAAAGGCCAGCTCATCCTTGATGGCAGCCAACAGGCCTTCAAAGAGAGCGACAACCCGATCGTTCAACAGTTCATCCAGGGGTTGCCCGAAGGCCCCATGGAAGTCTAA